Part of the Novipirellula artificiosorum genome, GCACTGTGATCGGCTAAAGCAAAACAACAACGCTGGCGTACGGCGCGACGCTTCATCACCCGCTGCGATTTTTTCGGAAAAATCCGCCAAAATCTCATCCTCAATCCATTCATATTGCAGCGGTACTTTGCGCTCGGTTCCTACGACCAATTGCAAGCGTCGGTTGTGGGCCCGGTACAACCACGATGTGAAATCCATCGCATTCCCCACCGTGGCGCTCAGCAACAACGTACGAATGTGGGCCGGCAGCATGCCCAGGGTCAATTCCCAAACAATGCCGCGTTCGGGATCGTTGAAACAATGAAACTCGTCCATGACCACCGATGCGACTTCGGCAAAGTCGAACGATTCCGGATTCAAGAGTCGATTCAGTAGAATTTCGGCGACGACCACCAACACGGGCGCGTCCGGATTCACGCGGCGATTTCCCGTGACCAAGCCGACTTGATCCGCCGAAAATCCCCAGCGAACGGCCGATTGGCGAAGTTCGTCGAGTTTCTGGTCGGTCAGCGCGATCAGCGGCGTGGTGTAGTACATCCGCTTGCCGGTTCGAAGCGCCTCATAGACGGCCGCTTCGGCGATTAACGTCTTGCCGGTTCCGGTCGGCGCACACACCAGCACGCCTTGGTCGTTCGTAAAATACGCCAGCAGCGATTCTTCTTGGACCGGGTAGGGCTCGAACGGGATCTGCTCAAAATATTCCGAAGCGAGCACGTCGCGATCGGGAATGTCGTTAGTTTGCGTCATAGTCGCTATGTTGTAACAACCGAGTGCCATTCGGTCGACTTGCGTTATCGGATGCAATGGCATCCTGAGCAGCGACTTCCGATCTTCCCGTTCCGAACGCTCGGCGCGCTCCGCTAGGATTGGTCAACCATGAAAAACCTCCGCCAAGACGCACTTACCATCTTTAACGCTGGCGTGGCCGCGGTTCGCGGCCGGCAACTCGTGGACTCTCACGTGACCATCGAAGACGGATCGCTGATCGTTGCCGATCATGCCTTCTCCGCTGCCGATTATGACCGCGTCGTCGTTGTCGGCGCCGGGAAAGCAACTGCCGCCATGGCAGCGGGATTGGTCGCGACCCTCGGCGGTTGGTTGCCCGTTCACGGTTGGATCAACGTGCCCGCCGGTACCGAGATCGCCATGGATGGTGTCCACGTCCATACGGCTCGTCCCGCCGGTGTCAACGAACCTCGCAGCGAAGGCGTCTACGGCACTGAGCAAATCTTGCGGATCGCAGAGCAAGCGGGGCCACGCGACCTCTGCATCGCGCTGATTTCTGGCGGTGGCAGCGCGCTGCTGCCCGCACCGCGAAAAGGAATGACCCTCGAAGACAAGATCACCGTCATCCGTTTTCTCAGCGGATCCGGCGCCGACATTACCGAACTGAACACCGTTCGCAAACACCTCAGTGAAGTCAAAGGGGGGGGACTGCTCCGCGCATGTCGAGCCGGTCACTTGCTCACGCTCGTGTTGTCCGACGTGCTCGGTGACCCCGTCGACTTGATTGCGTCGGGGCCGACCGTGGAAGATCGATCCAAACAGCACGAAGCACTCGAGATTGTTCAACGCTTTGATCCTGACAAGACGTTGCCATCAAGCGTCTACTCGCTACTGCAGAGCCAACCGCCGGCACGACCTGCTGTGACGACGCAGACCACCGTGATCGTGTTGGGTAACAACGCATTGGCCGTCGATGAAGCTGGCATTTGCGCCGAACGACTCGGATTCAATCACGTGATGCACTCGGCAAGTCGGGCCGAAGGCTCGGCGGAAGAGGTCGGACGTCATCACGCCGAAATGATCGTCAACATGTTACGAGACCACACGGGCCATCGATCGAATTGTTTGATCACCGGGGGGGAACCGGTCGTGACCCTGGCCCCGGAAAACATCCGGGGCCTCGGTGGACGCAATCAGCAGTTGGTCTTAGCGGCTTATCAGCATCTACGCGATGGTGATCTGACCGATGCCGAGTGGAGTCGCTTCGCATTTCTCTCCGCAGGAACCGACGGCGAAGACGGCCCGACCGACGCCGCCGGCGCGATTCTTGACGGAGCGGTTCACCAAGCTGCGATCGCACGATCCCTCGACCTCGCCGACCAGCTCCGTCGCAACGATGCGTATCGTTTTTTTGAGAAGTGTGGTGGCTTGATTCGAACCGGCCCCACCGGAACGAACGTCTGCGACCTTCGCGTCGCGGTCGTCGCCTCAGGCTAACGCCTGTCGCCAACGGTCGGTTCCACCGGATCCTTCCTGCTTGGGAGCATAAAATCTGACTATTTTGTGTTGCGCGATGCCTCGCTTCGCATCTTTCTTATCTGAAGCGTTATTTTCCCACCCAAACGCCCCGAGGCAAAAGCGTGAACCTTTCGAACACCGAAGAGCTTCCTGACCCTGGTGATAAGAACCCAGTGGATCTTGACGAGCGGATAGGGATCGTTTTGCAGGCTTGGCTCGAACGCCGCGAAGAGCGGGTGGCCGAAGACGCTGAGCAACTCATTATGGATCATCCGGAACTCGCGCCACGACTGCGTGCGTGTGTTGAATCGATCGATCTGCTCAGCGGTGTCGCCACTTCGATCGATGCGGAACAGCAAGCTTGCTATCCGAAGATTCCCGATTTCGAGATTCTTGGCACGCTCGGCCGTGGCGGGATGGGCGTGGTTTACGAAGCAAAGCAACTATCGCTCGATCGTGTCGTTGCGCTAAAGGTCTTGCCGCTTGGGACGGTGAATCCGCTGACTGCGAAACGATTTCAGCGCGAAGCCGAAACCGCGGCGTCCTTGCACCATACGCATATCGTTCCAATCTATGCCGTGGGTCAACACAAGGGTGTTCATTGGTACGCGATGCAGCGGATTGTCGGTTTGCCTTTGAACCAAGCGTTTCGAGAGCATACCGATGGCGTTGAAATCGACGAAGTGGTACGGATCGGTGTCGAAGCGGCCGAAGCATTGGAGCACGCGCATCATCATGGGGTGCTGCATCGCGATATCAAGCCCGGTAATCTGCTGATCGAGCCGGAGGGTCACGTCTGGTTGACGGATTTCGGACTCGCTCGTCGCGACGCCGATGT contains:
- a CDS encoding glycerate kinase type-2 family protein, with amino-acid sequence MKNLRQDALTIFNAGVAAVRGRQLVDSHVTIEDGSLIVADHAFSAADYDRVVVVGAGKATAAMAAGLVATLGGWLPVHGWINVPAGTEIAMDGVHVHTARPAGVNEPRSEGVYGTEQILRIAEQAGPRDLCIALISGGGSALLPAPRKGMTLEDKITVIRFLSGSGADITELNTVRKHLSEVKGGGLLRACRAGHLLTLVLSDVLGDPVDLIASGPTVEDRSKQHEALEIVQRFDPDKTLPSSVYSLLQSQPPARPAVTTQTTVIVLGNNALAVDEAGICAERLGFNHVMHSASRAEGSAEEVGRHHAEMIVNMLRDHTGHRSNCLITGGEPVVTLAPENIRGLGGRNQQLVLAAYQHLRDGDLTDAEWSRFAFLSAGTDGEDGPTDAAGAILDGAVHQAAIARSLDLADQLRRNDAYRFFEKCGGLIRTGPTGTNVCDLRVAVVASG